The Anopheles coluzzii chromosome 2, AcolN3, whole genome shotgun sequence genome window below encodes:
- the LOC120953905 gene encoding uncharacterized protein LOC120953905 isoform X1 → MIHTPMLCTSAAVWKQQLAKQNRTLALCSASVCQVVSFTEMVFLWTSAGTQIHVKIVHKSASVLQLSVENVEAHRQRHTLLVLELGTLFCFAVCMFLFRLNVLHALFVLPIGMLVYLYNNVIKSESLVLVKDFALQCSTTFANGAVRNALIPMEYVQDIVINEVFFNLKVIFVLQVLTKGHLFRKKPVITLLQVDAALLLISLSLPHSNPFLPFPQQLKPALPSLKIIYTELHSVLELQNC, encoded by the exons ATGATTCATACGCCAATGTTGTGTACCAG TGCCGCTGTTTGGAAACAAcaattagcaaaacaaaatcgaacCCTCGCCCTCTGCTCGGCTTCTGTATGCCAAGTTGTTTCCTTTACCGAAATGGTGTTTCTTTGGACAAGTGCCGGGACTCAAATACACGTTAAAATAGTCCACAAATCGGCCAGCGTGCTGCAGCTTTCCGTGGAAAATGTGGAAGCCCATCGGCAGCGGCATACTCTGCTAGTGCTGGAGCTCGGAACTCTTTTCTGCTTTGCAGTTTGTATGTTTCTTTTCCGACTAAATGTTCTCCATGCCCTGTTTGTTCTACCCATCGGTATGCTTGTATATCTGTACAACAACGTGATCAAATCCGAGAGTCTGGTGTTAGTCAAGGATTTTGCACTACAATGTTCCACAACATTTGCGAACGGGGCGGTACGCAACGCTCTCATACCGATGGAATATGTGCAAGATATCGTGATCAATGAAGTTTTCTTTAAC cTTAAAGTAATATTCGTGCTGCAAGTACTTACAAAGGGGCATTTATTTCGGAAGAAGCCTGTTATAACGCTTCTGCAGGTAGATGCAGCACTTCTATTGATCTCCTTATCTCTCCCACACTCAAATCCTTTTCTGCCATTTCCACAGCAACTAAAACCAGCCCTTCCAAGCCTGAAAATTATTTACACCGAGCTTCACTCCGTTCTCGAGCTGCAGAATTGTTGA
- the LOC120953905 gene encoding uncharacterized protein LOC120953905 isoform X2, with protein MIHTPMLCTSAAVWKQQLAKQNRTLALCSASVCQVVSFTEMVFLWTSAGTQIHVKIVHKSASVLQLSVENVEAHRQRHTLLVLELGTLFCFAVCMFLFRLNVLHALFVLPIGMLVYLYNNVIKSESLVLVKDFALQCSTTFANGAVRNALIPMEYVQDIVINEVFFNLKVIFVLQVLTKGHLFRKKPVITLLQQLKPALPSLKIIYTELHSVLELQNC; from the exons ATGATTCATACGCCAATGTTGTGTACCAG TGCCGCTGTTTGGAAACAAcaattagcaaaacaaaatcgaacCCTCGCCCTCTGCTCGGCTTCTGTATGCCAAGTTGTTTCCTTTACCGAAATGGTGTTTCTTTGGACAAGTGCCGGGACTCAAATACACGTTAAAATAGTCCACAAATCGGCCAGCGTGCTGCAGCTTTCCGTGGAAAATGTGGAAGCCCATCGGCAGCGGCATACTCTGCTAGTGCTGGAGCTCGGAACTCTTTTCTGCTTTGCAGTTTGTATGTTTCTTTTCCGACTAAATGTTCTCCATGCCCTGTTTGTTCTACCCATCGGTATGCTTGTATATCTGTACAACAACGTGATCAAATCCGAGAGTCTGGTGTTAGTCAAGGATTTTGCACTACAATGTTCCACAACATTTGCGAACGGGGCGGTACGCAACGCTCTCATACCGATGGAATATGTGCAAGATATCGTGATCAATGAAGTTTTCTTTAAC cTTAAAGTAATATTCGTGCTGCAAGTACTTACAAAGGGGCATTTATTTCGGAAGAAGCCTGTTATAACGCTTCTGCAG CAACTAAAACCAGCCCTTCCAAGCCTGAAAATTATTTACACCGAGCTTCACTCCGTTCTCGAGCTGCAGAATTGTTGA
- the LOC120953906 gene encoding uncharacterized protein LOC120953906 produces MEPSTVVSDEIRELQDAVVTLRLTIPSLYKKLLLKECEIENQLINDTDVCVPKQPVQEFKKIERIPKQIFPAPDAAAGVQEVHNLLNIMHKLSLRNSNGRHRLVNNSAARERSEARCK; encoded by the exons ATGG AACCAAGCACTGTGGTGTCGGATGAAATTCGTGAGTTACAGGATGCCGTCGTGACCTTACGGTTGACTATTCCATCGCTCTataaaaaacttttgctaaaagaatgtgaaattgaaaatcaGCTGATT AATGAtacggatgtgtgtgtgccgaaaCAGCCTGTCCAGGAATTCAAGAAGATAGAACGGATACCGAAACAAATATTTCCCGCCCCGGATGCAGCAGCTGGCGTTCAGGAGGTGCACAATTTACTAAACATAATGCACAAGCTCTCCCTACGGAACAGCAATGGTCGTCACCGGCTCGTCAACAATTCTGCAGCTCGAGAACGGAGTGAAGCTCGGTGTAAATAA
- the LOC120948325 gene encoding adenylosuccinate synthetase, with protein MSAANHQLAVNGTANHNSSDSNHTAANNTHEQMHNRRQNPYTQKVTVVLGAQWGDEGKGKVVDMLAADADIVCRCQGGNNAGHTVVVNGVDFDFHLLPSGIIHEKCISIIGNGVVVHLPGLFEELAKNEAKGLKNWTDRLIISNRAHLVLDLHQQVDGLQEAEKGGKSLGTTKKGIGPCYSSKATRNGIRVSDLLGDFKMFSEKFEALVAMYKRLYPDFSVDVNAELARYREYAERLRPLVRDSVSYLHTSLKEGKSVLVEGANAAMLDIDFGTYPYVTSSNCSIGGVLTGLGLPPQSIGEVIGVVKAYTTRVGDGPFPTELLDEIGSLLQKRGGEVGVTTQRIRRCGWLDLPLLRYTSMVNGYTAICLTKLDILDTLKEIKVAVSYNLNGKKIDYFPGSITDLSQVEVNYVTVPGWLQCTENVRDFGELPPQAQDYIRFIESDLDVPVKWIGVGKGRESIICVKD; from the exons ATGTCGGCGGCAAATCACCAACTGGCTGTGAACGGCACGGCCAATCACAACAGCAGTGACAGTAATCACACTGCTGCAAACAACACGCACGAACAGATGCACAATCGCCGCCAGAACCCGTACACCCAGAAGGTGACCGTGGTGCTGGGTGCCCAATGGGGCGACGAAGGCAAGGGCAAGGTGGTCGATATGCTGGCCGCCGACGCAGATATCGTGTGCCGCTGTCAG GGTGGAAATAATGCCGGCCATACGGTGGTGGTGAATGGAGTTGACTTTGATTTTCACCTGCTGCCCAGTGGGATCATTCACGAGAAATGTATTTCTATTATTG GTAATGGAGTGGTCGTTCACTTGCCCGGCCTGTTCGAGGAGCTGGCCAAGAACGAGGCGAAGGGATTGAAGAACTGGACCGACCGGCTCATCATCTCCAACCGCGCTCACCTGGTGCTGGACCTGCACCAGCAGGTCGATGGTTTGCAGGAGGCGGAAAAGGGTGGCAAATCGCTCGGCACGACCAAGAAAGGCATCGGCCCGTGCTACTCCAGCAAGGCAACCCGCAATGGCATCCGCGTGTCGGATCTGTTGGGTGACTTCAAGATGTTCAGTGAAAA GTTTGAGGCACTGGTAGCAATGTACAAACGATTGTATCCCGATTTCTCGGTGGACGTAAATGCGGAACTCGCACG ATATCGCGAGTATGCCGAACGGTTGAGACCGTTGGTGCGCGACTCGGTCTCGTACCTGCACACGTCGCTCAAGGAGGGCAAAAGCGTACTGGTCGAAGGAGCGAATGCCGCCATGCTGGACATAGACTTTG GCACTTATCCTTACGTGACGAGCAGCAATTGCAGTATCGGTGGTGTGCTGACGGGGCTGGGCTTGCCACCGCAGTCGATCGGTGAGGTGATCGGTGTCGTCAAAGCGTACACGACACGCGTGGGCGATGGACCCTTCCCGACGGAACTACTCGAT GAAATTGGATCGCTACTGCAGAAGCGTGGTGGTGAGGTTGGCGTTACAACGCAGCGAATTCGTCGGTGCGGTTGGCTCGATCTGCCCCTGCTAAGATATACCTCCATGGTCAACGGATACACCGCTATCTGTCTGACCAAGCTAGACATTCTAGATACGCTCAAGGAAATTAAGGTGGCTGTCAG TTACAATCTGAACGGAAAGAAGATTGATTACTTCCCCGGTTCGATCACCGACCTTAGCCAGGTGGAGGTGAACTATGTCACCGTGCCGGGCTGGCTACAGTGCACGGAGAATGTGCGCGATTTCGGCGAGCTGCCGCCCCAGGCCCAAGACTACATCCGGTTCATCGAGAGCGATTTGGATGTGCCGGTCAAGTGGATCGGTGTCGGCAAGGGCCGAGAATCCATTATCTGCGTGAAGGATTAA
- the LOC120953539 gene encoding homeobox protein engrailed-2b: protein MAASSCKSVAPLRQSDFSIEHILTRAGERYSKRRKLSNEVGGCRNCCSTNSSSSSSNSSPRSVRSEEGEGDDNDNGGRLRDEPGTEADEELDEEIDVGQSVMQHPGQEAGFLPTAPSCGMPTFDWLYYTRYHPPKLPRPQKTGPVKRTPGRLPRVPFTPAQLSALEDAYKVSTYLSSEEANQLAYSLELTNTRVKIWFQNRRARDRREKREASLITGGAASTFTSESHPTHCTLLPPLYATVGSAASGSRTGSHPSSPSSVEASAGGRQSRSPTTDRSY from the exons ATGGCGGCTTCGAGTTGCAAGAGTGTGGCGCCCTTGCGGCAGAGTGACTTCAGTATCGAGCATATCCTTACGCGTGCTGGCGAACGGTACAGCAAGCGGCGCAAACTATCGAACGAAGTAGGCGGCTGTCGAAATTGTTGCTCcactaacagcagcagcagcagcagcaacagtagccCAAGAAGTGTGCGTAGTGAAGAGGGCGAAggtgatgataatgataatggtGGACGTTTGCGTGACGAACCCGGTACGGAGGCAGACGAGGAACTCGACGAAGAGATCGACGTGGGACAATCCGTGATGCAGCATCCTGGGCAGGAGGCTGGATTTTTACCGACGGCACCCAGTTGCGGTATGCCCACGTTCGATTGGCTCTACTACACACGGTATCATCCACCGAAGCTACCAC GTCCTCAGAAAACGGGTCCAGTCAAGCGAACGCCCGGACGTTTGCCGCGTGTACCGTTTACGCCTGCCCAGCTGAGCGCACTGGAGGACGCGTACAAAGTGTCCACCTACCTGAGCTCCGAGGAAGCGAACCAGCTCGCCTACAGTCTCGAGCTGACCAACACGCGGGTGAAAATTTGGTTCCAAAATCGGCGCGCCCGAGATCGGCGCGAAAAGCGGGAAGCATCATTGATAACCGGTGGGGCGGCGTCCACGTTCACCTCCGAATCGCACCCAACGCACTGTACGTTGCTGCCGCCACTGTACGCCACTGTAGGAAGTGCGGCTAGCGGTTCCCGTACCGGCAGCCATCCTTCGTCGCCGTCCAGCGTGGAAGCGTCTGCCGGCGGTCGGCAGAGCCGAAGTCCTACCACGGACCGAAGCTATTAG